The window CCGGTGCTTGGATGGTGCTGCatcatttggctgtttatcagttcagggagttggagagcactgaacgattcggtgaacgaatcattttaatgaatggaTTCTAGAGATTCAGTACAGTtaactgccgttcccatcactagtGTATGTCTCTTAGGCCAGTCCAAAAAGTCTGAGAGTTATGCCGAACTGTAGGTCAGATAAAGAGACTTGGAATACGTTGAAGTCAGCTTTATTCACCGATGCTTAGtgtggaagaaaataaaataccaatAGTTGTCGATGGAGTAAGGTGGTGTGCGACTGTCCTCCTGAGTTGTTTTGGCAGATCTCGACAACAGATGTGTATCCAATTCAGGGAAGTCCTTGCCTAGGGAAAGATGGttttaaaacaccagtgtcaaaAAGATATATAGCCTTATACTGGATAAAAACAAGGTGGAAAGTAGGTTTTTATTACCATTAAATGGTAATTTAAGTGATTTTGCTTGATAGAAGTACATGTTAAGAGAATTATAAAGGATAAGTTAGTTAATTTTCATGATTAAGTTATAGTACATTGAAGTGGTGCATAAAAATGCAACAATACAGTAAATAATTTATGTGAATGTTAAAATAGTAATTGTTTTGACATAAGAAATGCATAGTAAGACATATGCTACTGTAAGAAGATATGATAGAGGGAACATTCATTGTAGATAATTTATTGTTAAAGTTAAAAACGACAATTCATGGAAAATGGTTCATGTTAAAATTACTAGTAATACTAAAATAAGGTAATTGTAGTACAAGTATATCCTTAATTGTTGGTTATATGACGTATGATATTTTGAGAGAGAAAATACTTTAATGAGATCTCATCTAAGACACATAAAGAGAACCAAATAACTTATTATCCTGCACTATCTGtgtaggttgtttttttgtgaccaGATAGAATCAAAGATGGCGAGCCCAGCCCGTGACCCTGTGGACAGTTGGAGAAATGGTGTGGCCAACCGTAGGAACTGCCCACAGAGGACATCTGATTTAAAGTGATACCCATTTTCAGTGGGTTACAGATAAGACACAAACACTAGTTATCCTACCCGGGTAGTAGTAGCAATAGCAGTGAACACTTGGAACAGATACAACACAAGTAACTTTGAATTGAGCTCTTTAATCACAAGGAGCTGTGGATTAAAGTAACAATTCGTGAACTAAAGGACATTTCATTGGAGGTTTTCGGCTTCCATAAGGGACTATTTCTGTTGATTttcttatttgatttatttatttgatttgttatTTTCCATTCTTTTCAAACGAATTACGTCACGTTAAGTACTGTGTATTATTGTGTATACGGTTTGAGGCAATAAATTGTCACTGTTCAACCATACATTAATTCACTTCCTGAATCATTCAAAACAGCCGCTAATCGGACCTCGATAGATGTTAGTGTCTTATTATTACTACTTTGGATTGACACTGAGGACGCTATCTGCATCTGAGTTAAATATGTGAGTGTCACAGCAAAGGGTCTGAATACTTATGTTCACGTGATAtttcaggttttcttttttaattcattaGCAAAAACTTTCATTATTCTGTGTTTGCGCATTATGGGCTGCTGAGTGTtaattgatgagaaaaaaatgaatttaaattattttaacataAGGCTGAAACATAAGAAATGGTAAAAATTGAAGGGGGTCTGAATACTTTCTGAATGCACTGTAACTCTATAttctacattttctttcttgttttctgtAATTTCATCCTTTAACTCTGCTTCCTGATGTCAGGCTCAATCTTGTTGCCGAATGAAGTGAGCTGCACTAACACTATTATAAGGGTTAGGGCCTGTAAAAAAAGTCTTTGTCTGCTGAGGGTTTTCTGAGCATTGCAACTATGAGAGCATCTTTTACTGTAGTTACATCCTACCTGAATGAGAAACAGGTGTGTCTGCCGTGAAGTGATTAAACTCTGCTCTTTGACTGTTTGAGGCTATTGACACACATTTTGACAGGCATCCAGCAGCAGGCATCTTTCATTGCTTCATGCTTCGGGACACTCAACAAAATGGACCTTTGTATGATAAAGTTTTGGTCTTTTTAGATAGCATGTTTGCAGAAGATGTACTCCTGCAGCTTTTTGATGTGGTTCCCATCCTTTCTTTgatgtacagaaaaaaaacccaaaaaacaaagacacCAGGGTATGGCAGGATGTGGAGTCTGTTAGGATAACGTATTATAAGCCTGTGCTTAACAGTATCAATAGCGCATCAATAGATGTGTAATTATAGCTTGTATGTAATGTTTAATGGTCGAAGTTCAGCACAGAGGCGTTAGAAAACTCcaggagaaaacaaaaaaacagtggcAGCACCCGTGTTTACCACTGAGCCCTGCACTACACAGGTTTTTAAGTTCACTGCCCTACTTAAGGCCAATTTGAGAGTTATTAAGGAAGGGCAGAATGTCCctgattcattgttttaacCAACATGTTCACCATACCTTATATAGGGACTTCAACTACTGCCTCGAAATTctgaaatggtaaatggactgtacttatattgtgcttttctagtctttttgaccacacaaagcacttttacactacatgtcacccgttcacacacacattcatatactgatggcaggggctaacacgcagggtgccaacctgctcatcagcaGGAAACTAAGCATAAacatacagtcacacactgTGCAGCCATGATGAGCAGTTTGGgtttaagtatcttgcccaaggacacactgacatgtggactggaggagccggaaAGCGAACCACTCATCGGTGGACAACCGCGCTACCTTCTGAGCCAAAGTCACAACaacaatgaattaaaacaattagtctagtttggtctataaaaagAGTGTGTTTCATTGCAATGcatattaatttaaaacagcctttataaacagtcaagtTTCCCTTACTGTAAGAATTCCTCCTGCTTGTACTGGCTTCATGGAGCCAAATTTCCAAATGGCCaaaagtcattttgtgcaagAACTTTGAAGTTTATCTGAGGCTtttatgaagcttcagctgtctgagttaTATATCAAGTGCATATCTGCCATATTTACAGTCATCAAATTCTTTATTTCAAACTTCACCAAGCTTTGGTGGTAAGTATGGCAACAAAAACAGGCCACTTTGGCACTAAAATGGATATCTACTTGATCTGACTCATTTGGACTGCTGAAGCTACTACCTTCAGATAAACtagatacatttttgcacagacaatggactgtggattttgggccccattaCTTgcattgtaaatgcattatgaagcGATGCTCTAATGACCCATATGAACAGGAGCCAtgattacagaaagaaaaacatgtttcagtgttgaTTTCGGCTCCTGATTGTTTTAAGGCACaaaattatgtacagtatgtaatttATTATGTGTACACATAATAAATTATAGAGAAAGGTACATGCCAAAGTAGTATTTAAACTGCCTCTTCTTTGTATAAATTAATTTCAGATGAGCCAAAAGTTATTATGTTTGAATGTGTCTTTCTGCTCACCTCAAGAAGCCATAATTCAATTAATGCACCTTTAATGGGTTAGCCTGTAAGCAGTATCTTCATATCCTCATATACTGATGTGAAGTTTCATTAAAGCAGTTTTAATTGTAGGGCTGCAATTAaaaatttattttcttcatagattcatctgtctgttattttcttgattaaacaattagttgtttggtttataaaatgtcagaaaacagtggaAAAATAATTTCCAAAGCCCAAGATGTGTCctcatgtcttgttttgtattGACCAACAGGCAATTCCTCAAATATTCAGgttactgtcatagaggactaaatAAACCAGGAAATAGTCTCATTTGAGCTGGAATGAAAAATTTTGGCCATTTcttcttaaaaatgactcaaaacaattaatcaattatcaaaagtttgcaattaatttaatagttgacaACTAATTATCTAATTATTAAATAATTGCAGCTTTATTTAAATTTATGATAATGTAGCAGaataaaagtataaagtctACAGTACTTTTGTCAATTTAGTTGCTGCTAGAAACCAGTTACAGTTCAGCTCCCTCTTGTTAATCAACACACTGACTGTCTTTTTACTGTCCCTGCAGGATATGATTGACAAAGGGTCTGCAGGTAACATCCTGTTATCATCCAGCGCAGGTGATTCTATTCACTGTTTACATTAGCCCACagtatttaaagagaaaaaaaagaatggatACATGAGACAATAAAGCGTCTTAACATGTTGCTGCAGCTGGATCAAGCCCTACTAGCCTGGGGGTGAAGACATCCTATccacaataaaacaaagtatgACATTTGTTGAAAAGAGATTTTCATCACTGACTAATGCCTCTGTTGTTAGGGAGTTCCTGTTGGCAGTGAGCCTGTCTGGCATGCCTGCAGCATTATGTCCGAAACATAGACTTGTCAAcaattttaattcatttattttagacaGTGGTACAAATATGAAAAAGAACTCAATGTTCttgtacaaaaataaattatacaATATTCAACATCACAATCTAAACCTGAAGATGAACCTAGActgtttacttttatttctatcTGGTACTGTTCTTACATATCTGGTTACTATTTTCACACTAATATTCCTCCATCAGTGTAATAATGAAGAAAGGAGTGGCTTTTAGAAGATTTCCTGTGTAGTTGCAGGACTAGCTTACTCCTCACTGAGTCATTCTctgatttttcctctgtttGCCACTGTTGGCAGTTGTGTCCTTGTGTTCTGAGACATTCTGCTTTCTGGAATACCGTTTGCACTTGCAGGAGGTCACCACAGTTATCTTGTAGGTCCTAGAGCTCCCGTCCTGGCACTGCAGCCAGATCCGCTGGGTCCGAGTGCGGTCAATGATGCAGCGCCACTCCTGGGCCTCGCGGCGGCTCCAATACCTCCCTGTGTAACTCCCACCGCCGATCCAGTTGGGCAGCAGGTGGGCTGGTAGGCACTCCCCAGCACACACCAGCTCCTTGATGGGGTTGAGACTGGTGCATTGGCCATCAGAGATGTATTTTGTGGACCTCAGCTCCCTGCAACCCACCTGACTCTGGTCTGGGCCTGAGAGAGGAAAATATACTGTCTCAATAACTGTTACTGTTCAGTTTGCAATGTGCAAACTTACgctagataccactaaatcctacacacatATTAGttcctattttttttattcatcccACAGttaatgcaaaaaataaataaaataaaaattgctATGACTTATAAATCAAGGTAATGACTTAAGCTGCAGGTCAAAATACTAAGAATTCTGATACTGAATGCTCAACTCTGTTATTTGtcataactgatttttttttttaaactctatttatttagctttttttgttttacataaaCAAGAGTCATTGCACAACAATGCACGTTGTCATAACTGATTCAAGTCaattcaaaaaattaaaaatgtatcctCCATCACGCCAATAAGACAGACATGATTCCATGCGTTTTATTTACTATATAGATAAGAAGCAGCATGACTGAGCAAGATAAACGTAAAAATGCCATATGTGTACAGGAACTACCTGGCGCTTAACCATTTGGACTCACCATTACGCGCAGTATCAGCCGGCCCTCTCCCGCCGTTCCTCGCTTTGTTCGTGGCTTCACCAGCCAGCTTGTGCTGCGTGTCGTGGAGCGGCTGGACATTGAATGACTCTGTGTCGTCGTTGTGAACGGCTGAGCTACTCGTGCCCAGTAACAAGAGGAACACGAGGAGCTGGAATGCGCTGGCAAGACGGGTCATGACTGCACCCGGCGGCTCCTGTCAGTGACAATATGAGACCtaacctgctgcagctgcttcttATATACCCTCTATTGTAAGAAGTATGAATGAACAAGTGCACACCCACCTGAACTGCAACCTACAACTATCATTCCTGTGCGACAAAATCTGAGTAaatttcaaaaataattaaataaatcttAGTTTACTTTCATACTTTCATTGACATCCGTTATACACCACCGTCTACTTCAACTTAACGTGATGCCTGAATCACCGCATTTTTCTCTGCACCGACATATGTTTTTGATCGCTGAGTCATCGGGTTCAGTCATTCTATAGGATGCTTATGTGTTGGTATAAGTATCATCGTCAGCAACCAGACAACTTTACAGTCGATTCCCGTTTTTCTTCAACAGtataattataaattataaatattcttAATCTTAACACTATAGTTTTATGCCGTGCAGTTTTTATCTTGAACTATTACATCACCACAGTaatgaaaaatatgttatttCCAGACACACAACATTCCCAGTTTCCCATCCAAACACAGATACAAGACGATCAATCAACCTttcttagaaaaaaaagaaattggttCCACCTAATCTTTTCGATTTATGAACACATTTATGAaattaagatatatatatatatatatatatatatatatatatatatatatatatatatatatatatatatatatgtataatgtgTTGGAGTATTTTTTTCTGCTCTTATATGACATTATTTACATCATGTCTCAGGAATGATGATCCCAGGCAAAATTGCCAACCCACATTTATGTCAGCCATGGCCACCAAACATGATAAAGTTTGcctacacacatttttttttttgagcttaaaaatacaattatggGATCTCGATGGTTAACTTCATTGGAAGCTggtattttaatgtgaaaatattttacAGGATACAAATAAGATTATGTGTCTCCACCTCGTGGCTGAATCTGGTTTACTGCAGGCCGACTGGTGACCAACTCCACCAAGCTTACTTGATCCtcgtaataataatattgttattattatcatcatcattattattataatcatcatcatgagGGTGGTTACCTAGTGTCTTGGAGGAATCTTCTTTGATATACTTTTAACTTCACATAATCTGATAATCAGACTGaactttcatttaatttcaaataATTGATTATATTTAAACTGCTGAACAAATGGGTTAAATCAGGCTGGTATAGACTGGTGGTGgtaaataagtaagtaaagctttatttatatagcacagaTAAAACATTACAAAGTGCCTACCacacaaaatttaaacaaataaattagggctgtcagcgttaacgcgttaatcgcgattacattaatgcaatccataacgcgttaatttttttaaatcgcattttaatgttgcaagcctttttgtcccttctactcacccgtagacggctcctctagctgtagcgctatgctttgaagtggcctcctgcagtaaacctaccgcagtgatggaaagtaatagagctactggacttttgaacggcttgtttaactttaaaaaactttgagacggttcagttgacaagtcaaaagtaaaatgcaacctgtgtcaaacggagtttaactacacCAGAGTACGTTGattttgagttagcacctccatggtaaacacccaggtgcagccaagcgttttggagtgtgggagtcgcagcagagccgtgatcgATTCtcagacactctggtaagaaatgctttacattatgggcttaaaactgccttgaaatgtaaaataagaggaTTTAAACCCTTCAACAGGCAgggatggaaaatgagatgtaagtaaaatatttccactcatatttttaatatattgtaacgtCCCTCAATAAACACCGAGACGTTTAGCTggctctttattcctttttattacacaggctactgtgggctgtagccaacgccaaaacaacaaaacctaATGTAGTAGCTCCTTAGCCACACATGTGCTGCCGTCTTCTTCTcagaggctaacaacaacaacacacctgcACGCTAGCTGCAAGTCTCACTCTCAAgacgcgttcacagacactcgggaaaaacagcactttaactgaacagaacagaactggcacaaaacagtaacatgcccagttcgttacaatattttggattttatgagttgtatctccaccaggatgcgttgcccttattaaggtataaaatggtgataatgataaaaacaccTAAAAGTGTTACATAGAAAAGTGATACATTccggtcattaatatcacacatactagtttctaaactgatttttataaattctatcaaagtatagacctaccacaagcttcaacagGATGTTAAAgagtctcctggtgcacgctgcctgtttaagggttaaacatgcaattcaaaatgcgattaatcgcaattaactatggaaattctgcgattaatcgcaatttaaaaaattaatcgtttgacagccctaaaataaATACCTAAGGCAGAATGaattacaatataaaacacTGCTCCACTAAGGAGGGACTACAATGTTGGTGATAGCCTTGCTACAAGGCAACCATACATGTAAGAGTAGAAAAGAACCGGTTTggttattattaattatatgaCTAATGATTATCCtaaataattattcattattaacaagaaattaaagaataatCAGTTCTAATGATTAATATGGGGCACCACCTTTTTGATTTGCCTCAATCAGTCATTAAAGCAGAAAAGGTGAAGGTGTGAAACTCCGAGCACTGTCTATTTTGATCAGCCACTTATCACAATAACATATGCACAATGATCATAAAAATGCTTCtctttaaagctgcaacaatttATTAACAAATTATTGATCAACAAGTTAATCAATTGTACAACCATTATAACTAAtagacaaacaacaacagatgtTTATgactgtacaaataaacaggtgtgtgtgtgtgtgtgtgtgtgtatgtaggagagaagaggggtgcgtgtgtgtctatgtgcgtGTGGGCACAGGGAGAgaagggtgtgtgtgagagaggggggtgtTCAGGAGCATGAGGGGTCCAGGTTGACAGACTCCACAGTCTCGTCACACAAGAACAGGAAGCGGATACGGGGCACCGTTTCCGCTGGACAGAGTGGTGCGAGGGCGCCCACTCGTGGTCAAATTTCCCAAACACACCGGTTCAGTGACACCCACGTGGGGAATGAATGAGGCTAGGATATAGCTTAGCTTTTATCCTCTGCTACCTCACTAACACCTGAGTGGTGTGggatgtgaatgtgtatgtgtgtgcgtgattagtaagaggaagagagaaagaaagcagatgGCGattaacacagagagaaagggtTAGGACACGGGTCACTTGATACTGGCTGCACTTGGGCACTCACACTAGTGCCCATGCATGTTTGCCTCCTAAAGTCAGGATTATTTGGCtcgtgtgagtgcaagtgtaccgtgcttgagtacggtACACTTCCCTGGCACGGTACGTttggaagaggtgtgcttgagcaCGGTATACTTGGTCACGCATGCACACTAGGGATTAATATTTTTCctgaagacattttaaatacCGGGAAAAGAAACCAATTTTCCAGGGAGTCCCGGCTTATCGATTATTAAttaaggcaacactagctgagccctggtcatttcaagcaacactaaatgcaactaggagacattataatacattgtgtattattttatcattataaaggcaaaagaactcaatttatgtccatcgacattataatgaataggctataggcttaatattagtttgtatccagcgtgctgcgtggacttcattacatctgctgcatggctgctaccacaattatgaaatgctaagtttattgtctgtgactgtgactgagggccctattttaacgatctatagtgCATGGCATAAcacgcggtaaaccaatcagagtgtcatctcccattccctttaatatccaggagcgctgtcacaTTGGCAGATTGCTATTTTAACAgcgcatttacccagcaatgcgtttcaataatataacatgagttacttttgctgaaaggaaagttgactgatgagctgctaacctcacatttaattcatataaaggaagaatatggccACGTGCGCCATCTGCTGTGCGCTGACCGCAAGATAGGGCCCTGACcatcataaaagtaatattttacaaatctgcattatataaactaacaaaattcattaaagtaagtcatttggcgacttctaagtcattaaactaagtcttactgttattggagtaaagagttgaatcagtacgtctGCTTTTACTAGAGTCTTTTTTACACAGGCATGCAGGGCCGCTGCTAAGCTTTTGGGGGCCCTAAGCATAAATAGTCAGGgaagccccccccccaatttattttaaaattgacatgaaatatacatataattatgaaaatgtatatattaagcaaaatatataaaacaaaatgtcaaaaacgtTCTTAACAGAAGAGTCACGTGGGATCGCCGAGCAAGATGGCTGCTCACTAGAAGTTGTCCAGAAGCCTCACcgaaataatgtaaataatccGTAAATATCTCCTCATTTACTGTTACTTTTATATCCAACAACAACCCTTAATAGTTTTTTCGTAAATTCTCCGTCGAATTTATACTATGGCTACATCCTCGAAATATTTCAAGACCACACGTGGAAAGCCTGCCCCGGATGCTGGTGGTACTAGCCCCAAACGCTGTGAGCAGAGTGCTAGCCTGGAAAACCTTTTGGCCGAAGTGAGCAAAATGAGCTCTACGCTCAATACAGTGGCTACAGACGTGTCAACTATTAAAGAGACTACAACGGAACTGAAAAATGCTGTAAGCACTATGCAAGAACGATTGACTGAGGCAGAAACCAGAATATCTGATGTGGAGGATactgttagggaattttccatcattaatatgcactgggtcaaactaggctgtgCGGTCAtcgcaaggcctcaccaaatctTGAGTacagacactgtctccccttgagatagtggtaaacagtgagtctgctccttttggggaaaacaggaggcattctgatagtgttgctatagcagccgaggtcagatatgtgtttgactgttttccctgaatggagtAGAGGCAACTGCAGTCAAAgttttgatatagtgttggatgtaggacaaaggtcctgagtgttgtctaagcaatgttttgtctatagaccagtacactaaattctgtatattgtagatgcgttagatctgtccatatttgggcatggctcaaccctGGACGTTATCTGTGTGGGTTATAGTCTATTCCCGGAGGAGAGAAGcctcagaattgaaggaagcttCAGGCcatgtaatgtgtactgatcattcgctcatttctccttgatcaagtaaataaacctttttcaatacaagacatcctggactcctgtctactcccTCCATTGttatatgggctgcataattaaaatctctatcaGATACCACACAACAGCTAGTCAGTGACCGCGAGATACACGGTAAGCGCATAG is drawn from Scomber japonicus isolate fScoJap1 chromosome 15, fScoJap1.pri, whole genome shotgun sequence and contains these coding sequences:
- the LOC128373968 gene encoding sclerostin domain-containing protein 1-like; this encodes MTRLASAFQLLVFLLLLGTSSSAVHNDDTESFNVQPLHDTQHKLAGEATNKARNGGRGPADTARNGPDQSQVGCRELRSTKYISDGQCTSLNPIKELVCAGECLPAHLLPNWIGGGSYTGRYWSRREAQEWRCIIDRTRTQRIWLQCQDGSSRTYKITVVTSCKCKRYSRKQNVSEHKDTTANSGKQRKNQRMTQ